The Lycium ferocissimum isolate CSIRO_LF1 chromosome 1, AGI_CSIRO_Lferr_CH_V1, whole genome shotgun sequence genome includes a region encoding these proteins:
- the LOC132054059 gene encoding uncharacterized protein LOC132054059 isoform X1, with protein MNPPLHNLRYLPPSSSSSSMAVCDIKQVLEFLKNNGFSESESALMEDIMEKSELGSLDYERFLFPMIPPPPPLKIPSLITANNHSNSVSSDDEFVSLASSISDLCSSEFTNPYGIRTTAAPTSQSSSDRLSQFGTARDYHDFDMQNDLFWYREKDEDFPMPPYFGSSDGVGGPSEDKFVMIEASERQNLEYKSDGWPIATVHNGKGLKDYYHLDKQKHLEGKGEFSCSSPLCACCKGPNVIYGGDPDDMDINLTEANYFQYEPTGERKTEDGNYHAIETSCNTNWVGDLKGSPDLQPKAVEKDYYSYEPKDDRLEALEGNEPDEAADEEGGATSDELLMFEGENDFEIFNLRIIHRKNRTGFEESKDLPIVLNSIIAGRYYVTEYLGSAAFSKVIQAHDMHTGVDVCLKIIKNDKDFFDQSLDEIKLLKFVNKNDPCDEHHILRLYDYFYHQEHLFIVCELLRANLYEFQKYNQESDLEPYFTMSRLQTITRQCLEALVFLHNLGIIHCDLKPENILIKSYRRCEIKVIDLGSSCFQSDSLSLYVQSRSYRAPEVILGLPYDAKIDLWSLGCILGELCSGEVLFPNEAVVMLLARVIGMLGPIDLDMLERGQETHKYFTKDYDLYHINEDTSLLEYIIPEETSLEHQLSVSDPLFLDFVRKLLEINPQKRPTAKEALGHPWLSHWYE; from the exons ATGAACCCACCTCTTCACAACTTACGCTAtcttcctccttcttcttcttcttcttctatggcTGTTTGTGACATTAAACAAGTacttgaattcttgaagaatAATGGCTTCTCAGAATCTGAATCAGCACTTATGGAAGATATCATGGAGAAATCTGAATTGGGTTCATTGGATTATGAAAGATTCTTATTCCCTATGATTCCTCCACCTCCTCCTCTTAAGATTCCTTCCTTAATTACCGCTAACAATCATTCCAACTCTGTTTCTTCTGATGATGAATTTGTCAGCTTGGCTTCTTCCATTAGTGATCTCTGCTCCTCTG AATTTACAAATCCATATGGAATTCGTACTACGGCCGCTCCCACTTCTCAATCATCATCTGATAGATTATCTCAATTTGGTACTGCAAGAGATTACCATGATTTCGACATGCAAAATGACCTCTTCTGGTACCGGGAGAAGGATGAGGATTTCCCCATGCCACCTTACTTTGGAAGCTCGGATGGTGTCGGGGGCCCTAGTGAGGACAAGTTTGTGATGATCGAAGCATCCGAGAGACAGAATTTGGAGTATAAATCAGATGGATGGCCTATAGCCACAGTGCACAATGGGAAAGGCTTGAAAGATTACTATCATTTGGATAAACAAAAGCACCTTGAAGGAAAAGGTGAATTTAGCTGTTCATCCCCACTTTGTGCTTGCTGCAAGGGGCCAAATGTGATTTATGGCGGTGATCCTGACGATATGGATATCAACTTAACTGAGGCTAACTATTTTCAGTATGAACCAACTGGAGAGAGGAAAACTGAAGATGGAAATTACCATGCCATTGAAACAAGTTGCAATACTAACTGGGTTGGAGACCTCAAAGGTAGCCCTGACCTTCAACCTAAGGCTGTCGAAAAAGATTATTACTCATATGAGCCAAAAGATGATAGATTGGAGGCTCTGGAAGGCAACGAACCCGATGAGGCAGCAGATGAAGAGGGAGGTGCTACTTCAGATGAGCTTTTGATGTTTGAAGGCGAAAatgattttgaaatatttaatcTGAGAATTATACACAGGAAAAACAG GACTGGATTTGAGGAGAGCAAGGACCTGCCGATTGTTCTAAATAGTATTATAGCCGGTAGATACTATGTAACAGAATACCTAGGTTCAGCTGCATTCAGCAAAGTCATTCAAGCTCATGATATGCACACTGGAGTAGACGTTTGCTTGAAGATAATAAAGAATGACAAGGACTTCTTTGATCAGAGTTTAGATGAGATTAAGCTTCTCAAGTTTGTGAACAAGAATGATCCTTGTGATGAGCACCATATACTGCGACTATATGATTACTTCTACCATCAG GAACACCTCTTTATTGTTTGTGAACTTCTCCGTGCAAATTTATATGAATTTCAGAAATACAACCAAGAATCTGATCTAGAGCCTTATTTTACAATGAGCAGGCTGCAG ACCATAACTCGACAGTGCTTGGAGGCACTAGTGTTTTTGCACAATTTGGGGATCATCCACTGTGATCTGAAGCCTGAAAATATTCTCATCAAAAGTTATCGGAGATGTGAGATAAAAGTTATTGATCTTGGAAGCAGTTGCTTTCAGTCAGACAGCTTGTCCTTATATGTACAGTCTCGTTCCTATAGAGCTCCTGAAGTCATCTTAGGCCTCCCTTATGACGCCAAAATTGATCTTTGGTCTCTTGGCTGCATCTTGGGAGAGCTCTGCTCCGGGGAG GTGCTTTTTCCTAATGAGGCAGTTGTTATGTTGCTTGCACGTGTGATCGGAATGCTTGGTCCTATAGACCTGGACATGTTAGAAAGGGGACAGGAGACCCACAAATATTTCACAAAGGATTATGACCTTTATCATATAAATGAG GATACTAGTCTACTGGAATACATAATCCCTGAGGAAACGTCACTGGAGCATCAGCTGTCAGTTTCTGATCCATTGTTCCTCGACTTTGTCAGAAAGTTGCTTGAGATAAATCCTCAAAAGCGCCCTACGGCCAAAGAGGCCCTAGGTCACCCTTGGCTTTCCCATTGGTACGAGTAG
- the LOC132054059 gene encoding uncharacterized protein LOC132054059 isoform X2, with the protein MMNLSAWLLPLVISAPLVYPVVCGAEFTNPYGIRTTAAPTSQSSSDRLSQFGTARDYHDFDMQNDLFWYREKDEDFPMPPYFGSSDGVGGPSEDKFVMIEASERQNLEYKSDGWPIATVHNGKGLKDYYHLDKQKHLEGKGEFSCSSPLCACCKGPNVIYGGDPDDMDINLTEANYFQYEPTGERKTEDGNYHAIETSCNTNWVGDLKGSPDLQPKAVEKDYYSYEPKDDRLEALEGNEPDEAADEEGGATSDELLMFEGENDFEIFNLRIIHRKNRTGFEESKDLPIVLNSIIAGRYYVTEYLGSAAFSKVIQAHDMHTGVDVCLKIIKNDKDFFDQSLDEIKLLKFVNKNDPCDEHHILRLYDYFYHQEHLFIVCELLRANLYEFQKYNQESDLEPYFTMSRLQTITRQCLEALVFLHNLGIIHCDLKPENILIKSYRRCEIKVIDLGSSCFQSDSLSLYVQSRSYRAPEVILGLPYDAKIDLWSLGCILGELCSGEVLFPNEAVVMLLARVIGMLGPIDLDMLERGQETHKYFTKDYDLYHINEDTSLLEYIIPEETSLEHQLSVSDPLFLDFVRKLLEINPQKRPTAKEALGHPWLSHWYE; encoded by the exons ATGATGAATTTGTCAGCTTGGCTTCTTCCATTAGTGATCTCTGCTCCTCTG GTTTATCCTGTTGTCTGTGGTGCAGAATTTACAAATCCATATGGAATTCGTACTACGGCCGCTCCCACTTCTCAATCATCATCTGATAGATTATCTCAATTTGGTACTGCAAGAGATTACCATGATTTCGACATGCAAAATGACCTCTTCTGGTACCGGGAGAAGGATGAGGATTTCCCCATGCCACCTTACTTTGGAAGCTCGGATGGTGTCGGGGGCCCTAGTGAGGACAAGTTTGTGATGATCGAAGCATCCGAGAGACAGAATTTGGAGTATAAATCAGATGGATGGCCTATAGCCACAGTGCACAATGGGAAAGGCTTGAAAGATTACTATCATTTGGATAAACAAAAGCACCTTGAAGGAAAAGGTGAATTTAGCTGTTCATCCCCACTTTGTGCTTGCTGCAAGGGGCCAAATGTGATTTATGGCGGTGATCCTGACGATATGGATATCAACTTAACTGAGGCTAACTATTTTCAGTATGAACCAACTGGAGAGAGGAAAACTGAAGATGGAAATTACCATGCCATTGAAACAAGTTGCAATACTAACTGGGTTGGAGACCTCAAAGGTAGCCCTGACCTTCAACCTAAGGCTGTCGAAAAAGATTATTACTCATATGAGCCAAAAGATGATAGATTGGAGGCTCTGGAAGGCAACGAACCCGATGAGGCAGCAGATGAAGAGGGAGGTGCTACTTCAGATGAGCTTTTGATGTTTGAAGGCGAAAatgattttgaaatatttaatcTGAGAATTATACACAGGAAAAACAG GACTGGATTTGAGGAGAGCAAGGACCTGCCGATTGTTCTAAATAGTATTATAGCCGGTAGATACTATGTAACAGAATACCTAGGTTCAGCTGCATTCAGCAAAGTCATTCAAGCTCATGATATGCACACTGGAGTAGACGTTTGCTTGAAGATAATAAAGAATGACAAGGACTTCTTTGATCAGAGTTTAGATGAGATTAAGCTTCTCAAGTTTGTGAACAAGAATGATCCTTGTGATGAGCACCATATACTGCGACTATATGATTACTTCTACCATCAG GAACACCTCTTTATTGTTTGTGAACTTCTCCGTGCAAATTTATATGAATTTCAGAAATACAACCAAGAATCTGATCTAGAGCCTTATTTTACAATGAGCAGGCTGCAG ACCATAACTCGACAGTGCTTGGAGGCACTAGTGTTTTTGCACAATTTGGGGATCATCCACTGTGATCTGAAGCCTGAAAATATTCTCATCAAAAGTTATCGGAGATGTGAGATAAAAGTTATTGATCTTGGAAGCAGTTGCTTTCAGTCAGACAGCTTGTCCTTATATGTACAGTCTCGTTCCTATAGAGCTCCTGAAGTCATCTTAGGCCTCCCTTATGACGCCAAAATTGATCTTTGGTCTCTTGGCTGCATCTTGGGAGAGCTCTGCTCCGGGGAG GTGCTTTTTCCTAATGAGGCAGTTGTTATGTTGCTTGCACGTGTGATCGGAATGCTTGGTCCTATAGACCTGGACATGTTAGAAAGGGGACAGGAGACCCACAAATATTTCACAAAGGATTATGACCTTTATCATATAAATGAG GATACTAGTCTACTGGAATACATAATCCCTGAGGAAACGTCACTGGAGCATCAGCTGTCAGTTTCTGATCCATTGTTCCTCGACTTTGTCAGAAAGTTGCTTGAGATAAATCCTCAAAAGCGCCCTACGGCCAAAGAGGCCCTAGGTCACCCTTGGCTTTCCCATTGGTACGAGTAG